The sequence ATAAAAAACAAAgaggtgtgtgtgtatacataaatgtatgtgtatataattctatggagagagagagactaatAAAGCAAATGGGACAAAACATAAGCAATTTGTAACTCTACATGTATTACTTCTCCAGGGTAGCTCTAACAAAATTCCACAGACTACTGGCTTTGGACCAACAGGGATTTATTTTCTTGCAGCTTTGGAGGctaaaactgaaaaaatgaaGGTATCAGGAGGACCCTGATTTTTCTGAAAACGGTAGGGTTTTGATGGTGACTTGTTGGCATAACTAATGGCCTCTGTTATATGGCCATTTGTCTCATACTCACTGCTATTTTGTTCAAATTTCCTTTGtttgtaaggactccagtcatgcTGGATTAAGGTGGACCCTCATTTAGTTTGACTTCTTTGTAATAGGATTTTCAAACatgctatttacaaatgagttcacatccgtACAACCTGGGGTAAGGATTATAACATGTATTTGTGGGAGATATGATTCAATTCAAGAAGATATATGGGAATTCACGGCAATCTTGCAACATTTCCACATGTTTGACATTTTACCAAACTAAAAGTTAAgtaaagaaaacacaacaaaataaatcTATACTATTTtgacttgattttttatttaacatacaAACATACTTATATAGATACCTTATCTCCTTatcaaaatacacaaatatttctttttcttttatagtccTGTTTACCCTAGTTATGAATATAATATGATATACTTAACCTGTTGATCGATGGGTtgctttaaactttttttctctaataatgatgAAATGTATATCCTTGTACATATTTCCATATGCCCTTGTGGGAGCATAAGAGGCACATTTGGTACATGTTTGTCAGTCTTCTAGGAATAAAAATGAGGTGataaatttgcatttcttgaTCAATTATTAAAGTTGAGCGTCTTAAGGTGAAGGGCTGTCAGTCAATTGCTTTTATACAGAATTGCTcatttctcttctgggtggttCAGATTGTGTCATTAGTTGGTAAGCGTTCATGGTATACTAGGTGGGAGAATGATTTTCCAATTTTCATTGGCTTTTCAAGGTTATTTACGGTGCTTGGAGCAGGAAAGATCTTTATTCATGAGGAGAGAGGTGCAGCTTTCCAAGACCAGGATCagggctggtggagggtcttCCGCAGCACTGTGTGGACCTCCTTGTTCCTCAGGCAGTAGATGATGGGGTTGCACATGGGTGTGACCACCGTGTAGACGACCGACAGCACCTTGTTGAGGTCCATGGACTTGATGCGGCTGGGGCGGCAGTAGATAAAGAGCGCTGCTGAGTAGAAGATGCCCACCACGACGAGGTGGGATGCGCAGGTGGAGAAGGCTTTGCGCCGGGCAGTGGCTGAAGGCATACGGAGCACAGTCACACCAATGGCTGAATAGGAGGCCAAGGCTACTAGCAGTGTTCCACAGAAGATGACGATGGCAGAGATGAAGTCCACCAGCTCAGTCAGGGCCACATGGGTGCAGGACAGGTTGAGCAGAGGGGAGACATCACAGAAAAATTGGTTGAGGACATTGGGGCCACAGTAGGAGAGGCTGGCGATGCATGTCGTTTTGGCAACCGAGACCAGCAGCCCACCAAGCCATGAAGCCATGGCCAAGCCCAAGCAGACCTGGGGCCGCATGAGCAGTGGGTAGTGGAGTGGGCGGCAGATGGCCacgtagcggtcataggccatggagGCCAGCAGGGTACACTCAGTGCCAATTAggactataaaaaagaagagttggGTCATGCAGGCAGTGAATGAAATGTGGTAGGGACCAGTCCACAGCCCCACAAGCAGGCTGGGCATGGTCACTGACACATAACACATCTCCAGGCAGCTCAGGTTGcccaggaagaagtacatgggctTGTGCAGCTCACCATGACTGCAGATGAGGTAGATAATGAGTGTGTTCTCCAGGAGGGTCAGCAGGTAGAGGGCCAGGAAGACAGCAAACAGGGCATCTCGTACTTCTGGCCTCATCGACAAACCCAGCAAGACAAATTCTTGGACTCTGGTCATGTTGGCCAACTCCTGGGTCCTCTCCATCTACAGGTACAAAGAAAATTTGTTGACATTCTGGCTCCTGCAGAGGTACAGTAGTAAAAACAAGAGCATCTTCCCAATGCCTGGAGACTCAACTGACTTTGCCTGCTCATCCTCTGTTGGAAATAGACTGTTAGAGAGGGAGACACTTTAGATTCAGGAGACAAGCTTTGAACATAAGATCAGATATCTAGGTTCCTATGGTTACTCTAGTGAAACCTGTGTCTTAAACGAAAATTTTGACTATctgaaaattgagaaaataacaTTTGCCTCCCATGATGTTGTTTAACTAAATTAAGTGAAGCAGTGGATGGAAACTTGTTATACCaaattagaaattaatattactgttatttcagttttggaaaaaaatgtgtttttctagattagtttttcttttctttttagactctACTGAATATTTTAGAATTACTTTACGAAATCCATAGTATAGAAGGCCTCTCATCTCTCTTTTCCTAAAAAGTGTTCCTCTGCTCGacatgcaattttattttttagaatcaAATTACATTTGGGTCACCAATCATGGTGCTTAAGAAAGAGAGAGGCATTTTCCTCTCTGAATCTGAGGAGTCCCATAAAAATTGCACACCTATGCAAAGTCACAGAGTCACATAGTAGCTGCAGATTACCAGGTATGGAGCCTATTTCTATTGCTTAAAggatacagaatttttatttgagGATATGAAAAACTGGGTAATGGATGATAGTGAAAGTTGCatgatactttgttttttttttttttgcatgatacTTTGAATGTAATCAATCCCACTGAATTATAGactttaaagtggttaaaatggggattttagagttttgtatatgttactaaaataaaaagtcaaaatacCTGTCTCTCGGTGGAAGGAAAAGCCATTAATTTTACATCATCTGTGTGATCATATACACACATTCATCATGTTAATTAATTTTCTCCACTCtgaaaaataagtattatttcccttttcttaCACTTGAAAAATTGAGACTCACAGAAGAATTTTTGGGTGTGAGCTGCATCAGCAATCAACTACAAGCAACATCGATAATTCATTGATCCCTACTATGTGTCAAACAACCTGCTATACCACCTCCTTGCATTCTTTGGCTCTGTGCCATAGTCAGGTAAAGGGCTCAGACAGGTGACCACACACCCAGGAAGCAGACCCAGCTGCTCCTGATTTCAGTGCTGTGCCAATTCCTTTTTGTCACTTTGTCACCCAGAAGAGATTCTCTTCTAAGGGAATCCAAGGATGGGAACCAAAAAAGTTTTCCACAGATTAGATATGGAGATGAGACAGCTGGAAAATAAGCTGACCCCACTGGAAAGTCCTGACTATAGATGATCATTCACAAATTTCATCCAATCCCACTAGACAGCCTTTATTGCTAGAACTGGGACTGCAGGGGTGAAGAAGGTAGACGCACTGTCTGCCCTTGGGGAGCTGACTTCTTATGAGAAAGAGGTACAATGAACAAGATCATTTCAGAAGTTCTTAGAGGTGGGACGAACTTCATGGAGGCTAATAAGCTAGGATATACCTGAGCATATCCTACCCAAGACCTGTGGGTCCTAGAGAGAATAACAACCGCAAATAGTGTGAGGTAGGAAGTAACTGCAACGGTCCTGGAGCAAATATGCTTCTTGACCTAGAAATTCACATATTTGGATTTTTAAGCTCTTAATGTGTTTTATGTAAATATACCCAGTTCTCCCAACCAACCCGTTCTCTCACATCAAGCCTTCCAGATTCCTCACCTTTTTGCACAAGTGACACCATCCGAAAAAAAAAGTGTACAGAGTTCCACCACATTTTTCTTCTAGATGCACTCCAGACTGACACTGTTACTTGAAAATTTGGTCAGGAATACCTCTATTGGGCTAACAGAACTGAAATGTCTCCTGCTTGTGTTTTGGTTGGTACCTGCTACTGAATCTGTTTGACTTTggactggtctctgccttcccagtGCCCTGGTTTCATTGTTTATGAAAAGAAGGGttgatgttttttaaaacttgaaagtGCAGTGCAGTTAAAGTCCACAGCTATGAGAGTGAGGTTAAGCAGGTCAAACACCTTCCCTGTAATTACACTCCATCAACTGGCTCCAAAACGGGCAGACTTGGATTTCAATTCCACCTGCAGCCCCTCATTACTGGTATTATCTTGGGGAATCAATTCCTCTCAGTCCTTTGTAAAAGAGGGATCCTGAATTGGCCTCCCTGAGAGCTTGTCTTTGGCTGTCAGTAATGCTCCCTGCAAAGTTAAACATGAGCCCTCAACAACTTGGTTTCCAGTCCTTCTTTAGTGGAGTTGTCCTCAGTATTTACAAAGGAGCCCTCAGCACACCAGATTTAGCACTGACTTGTTGAATTCTCCATTGTTCTGGAGAAGAGCTTCTATGCTTTCTCACCTGAGCCTCTTATCCCCACtgctctccttcctttctctcctgcctctgtatttattcttccatccaTATTAGTTCTATACTTCAATACTCTAGGAATCCTTTCTCAGTTACCTTTCCTTGCAGACAACTTCTGATGTTCCAAGATACTCTGGACCTATCTGCAGAAGAACTGTAAGTGCACCTAAAAGTTGACATCAGCTCCCCAAAGCCCCAACTGGAATATTCAGAGATGATTCTATAGGGCAACTATTTATTAGACATGAACTATTTAATAATGCTCTGCTAAGTACACAGGTAATTTGGTGTGGAATAAGAACTCGTTCTTATCCCAAAGGAATTTGAGCCAGTCTGCTTTCTCGCTGTGCTGCCTTGGGAAAATTACTAAACTGCTTAAACCTTTAGTAATATGTTATTTAAAAGTTCGAATAATCACGCCTACCATGAAATATATCATTTCTTTGTTGTGAGAGAGGGGAAGTTTGATGTGGCTGTTAAAGACTCAGGGGATATATAAAACTGAGTTTGAATCCTTTTGTACCAAATGAGATCCAGAGTtgttctcttgaaaaaaaaaaaaaccagtccATTGACTGATAGGATACTTTAATTCCACTACATTTCAAAAACATTGATCAAGTGAGAGCTTTGTGCAATGAAAGGAGTGGTGGGCATAAGGTCATGAGTAAACCTGGGTTCTGCCTCAATACCTCCCCAAATATCTACCTAAACTTCCTCATTTCTTCTCCCAAATGAATCTGCAGAGATTTACTAGGGTAACTGTGTAACAGGGAAAAGATAATACCCACCTTTTAAAAGACTGTTAGAAATGGGTTTGGAACTAATGCTGACACCAGGGTATCTGAAATGCCAAAGTGTTTTTTCAGTTAGATTGAGGGACTTGGAAGTGAGATAGTAAATGAAGCTCTGGTGGAAAATCATTTCAGAGTAGAGCCAATGGGTCGAAGTGAGATCCATGTGGTTATTAAATggtatccaatgatataactgGATTTATTTAGTTGTTGACAGAACCTCACTTTGGTTCCCTGGGCTGTGAAGTAAGAGTAAATATGGTAGAAACTCACAAGTTGAAGCTCCTTAAACTAACACTTCTCAGCCAAGATAATCAATCAGAGACAACCTTGCATGGCAGGAGTCCACTAGTGAAGACTTAGAGAAACAGAAGGGTCATGGACCCCAAAATGCAATTCTTCTCTCTAACCCCCACAAAACCTTGAGTCTCTTGACACTATATGATGTATGCTGCTCCACTCTTTTGACGACATATGCTAAGTGCAGAAAGCAAGAAGTGGAAAGCACTCTGGATGACACAGTGAGGCATGTGCATGCCAGAGTGGGAGATAAAACCACGACCTTTCAGAGGGGCTTTCCAGGAAAGTTTTCTAGGGGTCCAACATTTGGAGCATACAGGGCATCTTTCTAATGTAAATGACAGGTTATTGTAATAATGTTTTCAAGAGAAAACATAGGATACCATATTTGATAGCAGGAGGCAGGTAAACATTTTTTACACTGCATGTAAAGAGCAATAACCATCCATTTTATGATGATTTATACTTGATAAAAATGTAAAGCTTCTGTTCTTTCAAAACTAGTATTGTGTAAAGGAACAAACAAGCAGCAGATTagtagaaaatattcacaaaacacATAGGGAACTTACAGTAAAAATATAGAAGACCTCTTAAAATCCAGTAATAAAAGATATACTAATAGCccataaatacatgaaaagttcttgatatcattagtcatcagagaaattCAAAGTGAAACCACAGTGAGAAAATACTATATATACCCAACAGAGAGGATAAAACTAAAGACTAATATTACAAATGTTGGCGAGAATGTGGAGCAACAGAATACTCAAATTGCTGATGAGAAGACAAAAGGGTGGAAATATTGTGAAATTTGGATAGGTTTATGTTTACTATAATGGTACACTCAGTATTTATACTACTAGTaattacccaagagaaatgaattcATATCTACAAAACACTTATACACAACAGATCACAGCAACTTTATTGATATTTGCCAAACTGTAAActacacaaatgtccatcaatgtccatcaatagaatggataaactaaTGTAATACATTCATACAGTGCAATACTACTTAGCATTAAAAAGGGATAAAATACTGATACAGGCAAAAATTGTATGAATTTCACACATATTTCACACATATTTACCTTTGTAAAGggtataaaaatatttgttgcaCTCTTGCAACCATTTGTATGTTTGATATATCAAACTTAAAAGTCAAAATAAGTCATACACAAGAACCCATGAtgttgattccatttatatgaagttctagaaTAGGGAAGAAGAAACCTATGGTAACAAACAAATATCAGAACCATGATTGCCTCTGACAGAGGAATTGAAATAGAATGGGCTTGATGGATGAAATAAATATCTTATGTATGGATAAGGATGTGCTTGtaggcatttttcacaattgttgATTGAACAAATAAGTTTTGTGTATTTTAAggtatgtaaaatgttacataaaaagaactgaaaacagatatTGAGCTCTAGTTAAGAGGTTTGCTTTTCAAAGAGTTGTGGGTTAGAAATTCTTTGATTACTTTCTGTGAGTTTTAAAACTGAGCTAATGAGTAACTACATTCAGGGTAATGGGAATAAAATTTCTCATGATAGGGTGATAGAAATTACAAATCTCAAAAGGTTGGAACCTAGATTGGGTGCTATGGTATTGGATTGGAACTGGTGGCAAGATCATAAATAAGTCATGTTTTTAAGATAATTAGATAGGTGTACAGAGAGATGGCAGACTAATACTATATGATAATATATAAACGAATACACATGTCTATGtgtgcatatacacatacacacactcaaatatatatttctgtaGTGGTTCACTGAGAGGTCTAGAAGCAGTGGTGACACA is a genomic window of Dasypus novemcinctus isolate mDasNov1 chromosome 18, mDasNov1.1.hap2, whole genome shotgun sequence containing:
- the LOC101419435 gene encoding olfactory receptor 6Z7-like; protein product: MERTQELANMTRVQEFVLLGLSMRPEVRDALFAVFLALYLLTLLENTLIIYLICSHGELHKPMYFFLGNLSCLEMCYVSVTMPSLLVGLWTGPYHISFTACMTQLFFFIVLIGTECTLLASMAYDRYVAICRPLHYPLLMRPQVCLGLAMASWLGGLLVSVAKTTCIASLSYCGPNVLNQFFCDVSPLLNLSCTHVALTELVDFISAIVIFCGTLLVALASYSAIGVTVLRMPSATARRKAFSTCASHLVVVGIFYSAALFIYCRPSRIKSMDLNKVLSVVYTVVTPMCNPIIYCLRNKEVHTVLRKTLHQP